In one Lycium barbarum isolate Lr01 chromosome 7, ASM1917538v2, whole genome shotgun sequence genomic region, the following are encoded:
- the LOC132603332 gene encoding organ-specific protein P4-like isoform X2 gives MKSIFALILLISLALYASTTNARRDPGEYWRIVMKNEPMPVAIQRLMPRHTAPFSKENTNRHTSSSVDDLKLQEEQSFSKHFKPRPTVTAYYDDDAGEKFVAKDFESRPTVTAYYHDDDGLEQEISSFAKDFEPRPTVTAYYHDGARLKKEKLSFAQDFEPRPTAIAYYHEDAGLKQEKSSFAKDLELRPTAS, from the exons ATGAAATCAATATTTGCTCTCATCCTGCTCATTTCACTTGCCCTG TACGCAAGCACCACAAATGCAAGAAGAGACCCTGGAGAATATTGGAGAATTGTGATGAAAAATGAGCCCATGCCTGTAGCAATCCAGCGCCTTATGCCTCGGCATACAGCTCCTTTCTCCAAAGAAAACACTAACCGTCACACATCATCTTCTGTGGACGACCTCAAGCTGCAAGAGGAACAATCATTCTCGAAACATTTCAAGCCAAGACCAACTGTAACAGCTTACTATGATGATGATGCTGGTGAAAAGTTCGTTGCTAAAGATTTTGAATCAAGGCCAACTGTAACTGCTTATTATCATGATGACGATG GTCTCGAACAAGAAATATCGTCCTTTGCTAAAGATTTTGAACCAAGGCCAACTGTAACTGCTTACTATCATGATGGCGCTCGTCTTAAGAAAGAAAAATTGTCTTTTGCTCAAGATTTTGAACCAAGGCCAACTGCAATTGCTTACTATCATGAGGACGCTGGTCTCAAACAAGAAAAATCATCCTTTGCTAAGGATCTTGAACTAAGGCCAACTGCTTCTTAA
- the LOC132603332 gene encoding organ-specific protein P4-like isoform X1 — protein MKSIFALILLISLALYASTTNARRDPGEYWRIVMKNEPMPVAIQRLMPRHTAPFSKENTNRHTSSSVDDLKLQEEQSFSKHFKPRPTVTAYYDDDAGEKFVAKDFESRPTVTAYYHDDDGLKQKKSSFAKDFEPKPTVTVYYHDDAGLEQEISSFAKDFEPRPTVTAYYHDGARLKKEKLSFAQDFEPRPTAIAYYHEDAGLKQEKSSFAKDLELRPTAS, from the exons ATGAAATCAATATTTGCTCTCATCCTGCTCATTTCACTTGCCCTG TACGCAAGCACCACAAATGCAAGAAGAGACCCTGGAGAATATTGGAGAATTGTGATGAAAAATGAGCCCATGCCTGTAGCAATCCAGCGCCTTATGCCTCGGCATACAGCTCCTTTCTCCAAAGAAAACACTAACCGTCACACATCATCTTCTGTGGACGACCTCAAGCTGCAAGAGGAACAATCATTCTCGAAACATTTCAAGCCAAGACCAACTGTAACAGCTTACTATGATGATGATGCTGGTGAAAAGTTCGTTGCTAAAGATTTTGAATCAAGGCCAACTGTAACTGCTTATTATCATGATGACGATGGTCTCAAACAAAAAAAATCCTCTTTTGCTAAAGATTTTGAACCAAAGCCAACTGTAACTGTTTACTATCATGATGACGCAGGTCTCGAACAAGAAATATCGTCCTTTGCTAAAGATTTTGAACCAAGGCCAACTGTAACTGCTTACTATCATGATGGCGCTCGTCTTAAGAAAGAAAAATTGTCTTTTGCTCAAGATTTTGAACCAAGGCCAACTGCAATTGCTTACTATCATGAGGACGCTGGTCTCAAACAAGAAAAATCATCCTTTGCTAAGGATCTTGAACTAAGGCCAACTGCTTCTTAA